A stretch of bacterium DNA encodes these proteins:
- a CDS encoding alpha/beta hydrolase — protein MSTSPFDPEYQSAARFLPRGIARSWNLPLLRFLGGLAGRGADPDDVEFDDSGAGPLRVHRPTSAGDRPMPAVLWLHGGGFLMGSPKQDDALCRWIADELGAVVVAPVYRLSPQHAFPAALDDAYAALTWLAKRDDVDASRIAVAGASAGGGLAAQVALHAREKGEIRLAAQILVYPMLDDRTVLRTDLDESAFRLWDNRSNRIGWSSYLGHEAGAAEADPIAVPARNEDLGGLPTTWIGVGALDLFCDEDMAYAERLRAAGVECETIVVDGVFHGFDGIVADSAATKQFRESMLGVMKKALAAED, from the coding sequence ATGTCTACGAGCCCTTTCGACCCCGAGTACCAGTCCGCCGCCCGCTTCCTCCCGCGCGGTATCGCGCGTTCCTGGAACCTCCCGCTCCTCCGATTCCTGGGCGGCCTCGCGGGCCGCGGTGCGGATCCGGACGACGTCGAGTTCGACGACAGCGGAGCGGGACCGCTTCGGGTCCATCGGCCGACTTCGGCGGGGGATCGGCCGATGCCGGCGGTCCTCTGGCTCCACGGCGGGGGCTTCCTGATGGGGTCGCCCAAACAGGACGACGCGCTCTGTCGCTGGATCGCGGACGAGCTCGGTGCGGTCGTGGTCGCGCCGGTCTATCGACTGTCTCCGCAGCACGCCTTCCCCGCCGCGCTCGACGACGCCTACGCCGCGCTCACCTGGCTCGCGAAGCGCGACGACGTCGACGCGAGTCGGATCGCAGTGGCGGGCGCGAGCGCCGGCGGCGGTCTCGCGGCACAGGTCGCGCTGCACGCGCGGGAGAAGGGCGAGATCCGACTCGCGGCGCAGATCCTCGTCTACCCGATGCTCGACGATCGGACGGTCTTGCGGACCGACCTCGACGAGAGCGCCTTCCGTCTCTGGGACAACCGCTCGAACCGGATCGGCTGGTCGTCGTATCTGGGACACGAAGCGGGTGCGGCGGAGGCGGATCCGATCGCCGTTCCCGCGCGCAACGAAGACCTCGGCGGGTTGCCCACGACCTGGATCGGGGTCGGCGCTCTCGATCTCTTCTGCGACGAGGACATGGCCTACGCCGAGCGGCTGCGGGCTGCCGGAGTCGAGTGTGAGACGATCGTGGTCGACGGCGTCTTCCACGGCTTCGACGGAATCGTGGCGGACTCCGCGGCGACGAAGCAGTTCCGTGAGTCGATGCTCGGCGTGATGAAGAAGGCGCTCGCGGCGGAGGATTAG